The proteins below are encoded in one region of Spirochaetota bacterium:
- a CDS encoding sugar phosphate nucleotidyltransferase, giving the protein MKRAVLIMAGGKGERFWPLGRVNLPKQFLRIGGSETLIGSTISRMLDLVDRENMFIVTGARYRKEFELHMPDFLAANIIYEPEGRDTLPAVAYASAIIKERLGECVIAVLAADHIVGDLSKFHAVMRTAYDQAEHDEHALITIGISPVRPDTNYGYVHVGKAVESSDVKTFSVLAFKEKPDKRTAERFLSVGDYYWNSGMFVWRTDALFSAIEKNAADIHTERTAVSRALAAGDAAAAEAAFLRMRKVSVDFGIMEGAKRVLCVTGSFGWDDVGSFSAYERIYPRDEKGNTLVGKSVAVNAANSIVINNSDTLAVIAGVEDIVVVRTEDALLVCRKGDDAAVKDALKKLRDASGYERFL; this is encoded by the coding sequence ATGAAGCGCGCCGTCCTCATCATGGCAGGCGGCAAGGGCGAGAGGTTCTGGCCGCTCGGGCGCGTGAATCTCCCCAAGCAATTCCTCCGCATCGGCGGGAGCGAAACGCTCATCGGCAGCACCATTTCCCGCATGCTCGACCTCGTCGACAGGGAGAATATGTTCATCGTCACCGGCGCGCGATATCGGAAGGAATTCGAACTGCATATGCCGGATTTCCTCGCGGCGAACATCATCTACGAACCGGAGGGGCGCGACACGCTCCCGGCGGTAGCGTATGCGAGCGCCATTATCAAGGAGCGTCTCGGTGAATGCGTCATTGCCGTGCTCGCTGCCGACCATATCGTCGGCGACCTCTCGAAATTCCACGCCGTCATGAGAACGGCGTACGATCAGGCTGAACACGACGAACACGCGCTCATCACGATAGGCATATCGCCTGTTCGTCCGGACACGAATTACGGATATGTCCATGTCGGGAAAGCGGTCGAAAGCTCGGACGTAAAGACGTTCTCCGTGTTGGCGTTCAAGGAAAAGCCGGACAAAAGGACGGCGGAACGATTCCTCTCGGTCGGCGACTATTACTGGAACAGCGGCATGTTCGTCTGGCGCACGGACGCGCTCTTTTCCGCCATCGAAAAGAACGCGGCGGATATACACACCGAACGCACAGCCGTTTCCCGCGCACTTGCCGCAGGCGATGCCGCGGCGGCGGAAGCGGCATTCCTCCGCATGCGAAAGGTCTCCGTGGATTTCGGCATCATGGAGGGAGCCAAGCGCGTGCTCTGCGTAACGGGCTCCTTCGGCTGGGACGATGTGGGATCGTTCAGCGCCTACGAGCGCATCTATCCGCGCGATGAAAAGGGCAATACCCTCGTCGGAAAAAGCGTGGCGGTGAACGCGGCGAATTCCATCGTCATCAATAATTCCGATACGCTCGCCGTCATCGCGGGCGTCGAGGATATCGTCGTCGTTCGTACCGAGGATGCGCTCCTCGTCTGCCGCAAAGGTGATGACGCTGCGGTGAAGGATGCGCTTAAGAAGCTCAGGGACGCAAGCGGATACGAACGCTTTCTCTGA
- a CDS encoding inner membrane CreD family protein translates to MSVKQILAIGLIFLGLFAAWMILGVTDSLRTKESTGKMSAEVNNLFGGRQCISSPGFYYYEKKLRPMLNVNGLPVTNAQGAVIKEWRDEPVSIALASSDITADFHMDPRKKGLLWFPTYRVRYAAHYTARNTTSYGRQVYAKIPLGSSDVVYDAMRITVNGAVKEGYTEVLCAHIPADGIMDVSLSYTTTGTGEWFYLLNPQSSSAEEIKNFSLVMTTDFKDIDFPNGGYLSPVKKEATSTGWKLFWTYSSAVTGKNIGLSMPEKQTPGEIASRITFFAPVPMLFYFFILVILSVIMKVRLHPMNYFFIGAAFFAFNLILSYFSDQMPIGLAFAIASVVSIVLVSSYLRIFTTTLFAFVFSPLAQIVYLITFSFSFFFKGTTGFMLTIVSVITLFVLMQLTGKIDWGMVFSRPSGPSGTSE, encoded by the coding sequence ATGTCGGTGAAACAGATACTCGCGATCGGTCTTATCTTCCTCGGGCTTTTTGCCGCATGGATGATACTTGGTGTGACCGATTCGCTTCGCACGAAGGAATCGACAGGCAAAATGAGCGCAGAGGTGAACAACCTGTTCGGCGGCAGGCAGTGTATCTCGTCCCCCGGATTCTATTACTACGAAAAAAAGCTCCGGCCGATGCTGAACGTCAACGGACTGCCGGTCACCAATGCACAGGGCGCCGTTATCAAGGAATGGCGTGATGAACCGGTGTCCATTGCGCTCGCTTCATCCGACATTACCGCTGATTTCCATATGGACCCGCGAAAAAAAGGGCTTCTCTGGTTTCCCACCTATCGTGTGCGCTATGCTGCTCATTATACGGCAAGGAATACAACGTCGTACGGCCGGCAAGTGTATGCAAAAATACCGCTCGGATCATCGGACGTTGTGTACGACGCCATGCGCATTACCGTCAATGGCGCTGTGAAGGAAGGGTACACCGAAGTGCTGTGTGCGCACATTCCCGCCGACGGTATTATGGATGTTTCCCTATCGTATACTACGACCGGCACCGGCGAATGGTTCTATCTGCTGAATCCGCAGTCGTCCTCAGCCGAGGAAATAAAGAACTTCAGTCTCGTCATGACGACGGATTTCAAGGATATCGACTTCCCCAATGGCGGCTATCTCTCGCCGGTAAAGAAGGAAGCGACAAGTACGGGGTGGAAATTGTTCTGGACATACTCATCTGCCGTCACCGGGAAAAATATCGGATTGTCCATGCCCGAAAAACAGACGCCGGGTGAGATCGCAAGCCGCATCACGTTCTTCGCCCCGGTGCCGATGCTTTTTTACTTTTTCATCCTTGTTATACTCTCGGTGATCATGAAGGTGCGGCTGCACCCGATGAATTATTTCTTTATAGGTGCCGCGTTTTTTGCGTTCAATCTCATACTCTCCTACTTTTCCGATCAAATGCCGATCGGTCTCGCCTTCGCTATTGCGTCCGTGGTGTCGATAGTATTGGTGTCATCATATCTGAGGATATTCACTACCACGCTGTTCGCTTTTGTGTTTTCACCGCTTGCGCAGATAGTATATCTCATCACATTCTCGTTCTCGTTCTTCTTCAAAGGCACCACTGGTTTTATGCTCACTATCGTGTCCGTAATAACCCTTTTTGTGCTGATGCAGCTGACGGGGAAGATCGACTGGGGGATGGTGTTTTCGAGGCCATCGGGTCCATCCGGTACAAGTGAATGA
- the tgt gene encoding tRNA guanosine(34) transglycosylase Tgt, with the protein MSRLKFTLERTAHGSKARAGRFTTLHGEVETPVFMPVGTQATVKSQTVETLKAAGSRILLANTYHLLLRPGADVFEKVGGIHRFMNWDGPVLTDSGGFQIFSLPHARMMKEEGASFRSYVDGRMHLLSPESSITMQKTIGSDIMMALDQCIPSTAPYDEAKAAMELTHRWAERSLAARGDSPAALFGIVQGACHRDLRKRSAAFLRVLPFDGLAIGGLAVGETPAERYEFTGVVTDELPENMPRYLMGVGTPIDILEAVHRGVDMFDCIIPTQYAQHGTAFSSHGKLHFRRNVYRCSDEPVDAHCDCHTCRNHSRAYISHLVKTGEHLGWHLLGIHNFAFYHRFMREMRESILRDDFMAFYEKKRVELVRTDEENPSVLPKKKKTFARRLGDFEVHASPKGFSSIRQISSGEVMHSVSPPAEEAERLYVGQSFLAQRLRESDRTDALVIWDVGLGAASNAMAALFCFEKCFDESNGGVRPLTMVSFENDLDPLRLASKHSGHFPHLHHRAPAEILSMGRYAHSSGLLHWELREGDFLEHMGSAPVPDHIYYDMFSAKTGNGLWGSDVFTRIMRHCGTRSAELYTYSVSTAVRTALLAAGFFVAKGAPTGPKASTTIAFTEASGARSHPGKPELLDEEWLTRWRRSQSQYPVNISEDEKADLERRIETHPQFLSAVQRM; encoded by the coding sequence ATGTCACGCTTGAAATTCACCCTTGAAAGAACTGCGCACGGATCGAAAGCCCGCGCAGGACGATTTACGACGCTGCATGGCGAGGTAGAGACGCCGGTATTCATGCCCGTCGGCACACAGGCTACCGTGAAAAGCCAGACCGTAGAAACACTCAAGGCGGCCGGCTCGCGGATACTTCTCGCCAATACGTATCATCTCCTCCTGCGCCCCGGCGCGGATGTTTTTGAAAAAGTGGGCGGTATCCATCGGTTCATGAACTGGGACGGACCGGTGCTTACCGACTCAGGCGGTTTCCAGATATTCTCCCTGCCGCATGCACGGATGATGAAGGAAGAAGGCGCGAGCTTCCGGAGCTACGTGGACGGCAGGATGCATCTTCTCTCGCCGGAGTCGAGTATCACGATGCAGAAGACCATCGGAAGCGATATCATGATGGCGCTCGATCAGTGCATACCGTCGACCGCTCCGTACGATGAGGCGAAGGCAGCGATGGAACTCACGCATCGCTGGGCCGAGCGCTCGCTTGCCGCGCGGGGGGATTCACCCGCGGCATTGTTCGGGATAGTGCAGGGGGCATGCCATCGCGATCTCAGGAAAAGGAGCGCCGCTTTCCTTCGCGTATTGCCGTTCGATGGACTCGCGATAGGGGGGCTTGCCGTCGGCGAAACGCCTGCCGAGCGTTACGAGTTCACCGGCGTCGTGACCGATGAACTTCCGGAGAACATGCCGCGTTATCTCATGGGCGTGGGTACGCCGATAGATATCCTCGAAGCGGTGCATCGCGGCGTCGATATGTTCGACTGCATCATTCCCACACAGTACGCGCAGCATGGGACCGCTTTTTCATCGCACGGCAAGCTCCATTTCCGGCGCAATGTCTATCGATGCTCCGATGAACCCGTCGATGCGCACTGTGACTGCCATACCTGCCGCAATCATTCGCGTGCCTATATCAGCCACCTCGTCAAGACCGGCGAACACCTCGGCTGGCATCTTCTGGGCATTCATAACTTCGCGTTCTATCATCGCTTCATGCGCGAGATGCGCGAGAGCATACTGCGCGATGATTTTATGGCGTTCTATGAGAAGAAGCGTGTGGAGCTTGTCCGCACCGACGAGGAGAACCCGAGCGTTCTGCCGAAGAAGAAAAAGACATTCGCCCGCCGGCTCGGCGATTTCGAGGTGCATGCATCGCCCAAAGGGTTTTCCAGCATACGCCAGATAAGCTCCGGGGAAGTGATGCATTCGGTGAGTCCGCCCGCTGAAGAGGCCGAGCGTCTGTATGTGGGGCAGTCATTTCTCGCGCAACGCCTTCGGGAGAGTGACAGGACCGATGCTCTTGTCATCTGGGATGTCGGACTCGGCGCCGCATCGAACGCAATGGCGGCACTCTTCTGTTTTGAAAAATGCTTCGACGAGAGTAACGGGGGCGTGCGTCCGCTTACCATGGTGAGCTTTGAGAACGACCTCGATCCCTTGAGGCTTGCATCGAAACATTCCGGCCATTTTCCCCATCTTCACCATCGAGCCCCGGCTGAGATATTATCCATGGGAAGATATGCACACAGTTCCGGGCTTCTCCATTGGGAGCTCCGAGAGGGCGATTTCCTCGAGCACATGGGTTCGGCGCCGGTACCCGATCATATCTATTACGACATGTTCTCCGCAAAAACCGGCAATGGGCTCTGGGGTTCCGATGTGTTCACACGGATAATGCGTCATTGCGGCACACGATCGGCCGAGCTTTATACCTACTCGGTGTCTACCGCCGTGCGTACGGCGCTCCTCGCTGCGGGTTTTTTCGTTGCGAAGGGTGCGCCCACCGGGCCGAAAGCATCCACCACGATAGCGTTCACAGAGGCTTCCGGTGCACGATCGCATCCAGGCAAGCCCGAACTCCTCGATGAGGAATGGCTTACGCGCTGGCGACGGAGCCAGTCACAATATCCGGTGAATATTTCCGAGGATGAAAAAGCCGATCTGGAACGGCGTATCGAGACACATCCGCAGTTCCTATCGGCCGTGCAGCGGATGTGA
- a CDS encoding N-acetylmuramoyl-L-alanine amidase codes for SFKACPRRRAARPLRASVIIALALITAYAASPRDVICSPIDEKRDSVDLIELCDLSGISYRYDQLSRRLTLSKDGMTADVVAGDALFTYSGRISTSDSPVVANGIFTASAALASNLTALLGKNTPGGIRFSIADKAHTNDTRSNTGIAFSIEEKKMNTITQTPLSEVTIRPRSANVEVIVIDPGHGGRDPGAIGVGDIREKDIVLDISGMLRDAVSRAVGPSTKVVMTHDKDVFMTLEDRSIFANNAIGIGTKEQKNGIFVSVHANASFNRSSRGFEVYFVSAVESSEYARATASFENSSVIDFERGSFSYTNYTEGIYYKMIIEQYQKESSMLSGFIKEEVFKGVREVAERTKPVQSALFYVLKGVLMPAVLVETGFVTNPQDAKLITDKSYQAEMANSIAAGIVRYVRLFEKTKGFTE; via the coding sequence ATCGTTCAAGGCATGTCCGCGCCGCCGTGCCGCACGCCCCCTCCGCGCATCGGTCATCATCGCACTTGCGCTCATCACCGCATACGCCGCTTCCCCGCGGGATGTCATCTGTTCACCCATCGATGAGAAACGCGACTCCGTCGACCTTATCGAGCTCTGTGACCTCTCGGGTATATCATACCGCTATGACCAGCTCTCGCGGCGATTGACGCTCTCCAAGGACGGTATGACCGCGGATGTCGTCGCAGGGGATGCCCTTTTCACCTACAGCGGTCGCATAAGCACATCGGACTCGCCCGTCGTCGCGAACGGGATATTCACCGCATCGGCGGCACTTGCATCGAACCTCACGGCACTCCTCGGGAAGAACACACCGGGCGGGATACGATTCAGCATCGCTGACAAAGCGCACACGAACGACACGCGATCGAACACCGGCATCGCCTTCTCCATCGAGGAGAAGAAGATGAACACCATCACACAGACACCGCTCTCCGAGGTGACGATACGCCCGCGTTCGGCGAATGTCGAGGTGATAGTCATCGACCCGGGGCATGGCGGGCGGGACCCGGGGGCCATCGGCGTCGGCGATATACGCGAAAAGGACATCGTCCTCGATATTTCCGGCATGCTCCGCGATGCGGTAAGCCGTGCCGTGGGTCCGTCGACAAAAGTGGTCATGACGCACGACAAGGATGTCTTCATGACGCTCGAGGACAGATCGATATTCGCCAACAATGCCATCGGCATAGGCACGAAAGAACAGAAGAACGGCATCTTCGTGAGCGTGCATGCGAACGCGTCGTTCAACCGCTCCTCGCGCGGCTTCGAGGTGTACTTCGTATCCGCCGTCGAATCGAGCGAGTACGCGCGCGCCACCGCATCGTTCGAGAACAGCTCCGTCATCGATTTTGAACGCGGGAGCTTTTCCTACACCAATTACACCGAAGGCATCTACTACAAGATGATAATCGAGCAGTATCAGAAAGAATCGAGCATGCTCTCGGGGTTCATAAAGGAAGAAGTGTTCAAGGGCGTCCGCGAGGTAGCCGAACGGACAAAGCCCGTACAGAGCGCGCTCTTCTATGTGCTGAAGGGCGTTCTCATGCCGGCGGTGCTCGTCGAGACGGGATTCGTCACCAATCCGCAGGACGCGAAACTCATCACCGATAAGTCATATCAGGCCGAGATGGCAAACTCCATCGCAGCGGGCATTGTGCGGTATGTGCGGCTCTTCGAGAAGACGAAGGGGTTCACAGAGTAG